A single genomic interval of Streptomyces sp. BA2 harbors:
- a CDS encoding BadF/BadG/BcrA/BcrD ATPase family protein: MGVGMSVLAIDAGNSKTDVAVIAADGTVVGAARGGGFQPPQVGVEAAVDILQEAVARALAEAGTDSVGHVSACLANADLPVEERELALALRRRAWGPSVDVRNDTFAILRAGLLEDAEPRGVAVVCGAGINCVGMLPDGRTARFPAIGRLSGDWGGGGGLAEEALWYAARAEDGRGEATALREALPAHFGLSSMYALIEALHLGSIAPVRRHELTPVLFATAADGDAVARSLVDRMADEVVAMSTVALDRLGLLGEETPVLLGGSVLAARHPQLDDRVRALLAERAPKAVAGVVVARPVLGAALLGLDHVGAPTEVHARVRGQYESGVGA, encoded by the coding sequence GTGGGCGTAGGCATGAGCGTGCTCGCGATCGACGCGGGCAACAGCAAGACCGACGTCGCGGTGATCGCGGCCGACGGCACCGTCGTCGGCGCGGCCCGCGGCGGCGGGTTCCAGCCGCCCCAGGTCGGCGTCGAGGCAGCGGTGGACATCCTTCAGGAGGCGGTGGCGCGGGCCCTGGCCGAGGCGGGCACCGACTCCGTCGGGCATGTGTCCGCCTGCCTCGCCAACGCCGACCTCCCGGTCGAGGAAAGGGAGTTGGCCCTGGCCCTGCGCCGGCGCGCGTGGGGCCCTTCGGTCGACGTGCGCAACGACACCTTCGCCATCCTGCGGGCCGGTCTCCTGGAGGACGCCGAGCCGCGGGGCGTCGCCGTGGTGTGCGGCGCGGGCATCAACTGCGTCGGGATGCTGCCGGACGGGCGCACCGCGCGCTTCCCCGCCATCGGCCGGCTCTCCGGCGACTGGGGCGGCGGTGGCGGCCTGGCCGAGGAGGCGCTCTGGTACGCGGCGCGGGCCGAGGACGGCCGCGGCGAGGCGACCGCGCTGCGCGAGGCGCTGCCCGCGCACTTCGGCCTGTCCTCCATGTACGCGCTGATCGAGGCCCTTCACCTGGGTTCCATCGCCCCCGTGCGGCGGCACGAGCTGACGCCGGTGCTCTTCGCCACGGCGGCGGATGGCGACGCCGTGGCGCGCTCGCTGGTGGACCGGATGGCCGACGAGGTCGTCGCCATGTCGACCGTGGCTCTGGACCGCCTCGGCCTGCTCGGCGAGGAGACCCCGGTGCTGCTCGGCGGCAGCGTCCTCGCCGCCCGCCATCCGCAATTGGACGACCGCGTCCGGGCCTTGCTGGCCGAGCGGGCGCCCAAGGCCGTGGCCGGCGTGGTCGTCGCCCGTCCCGTGCTCGGCGCGGCGCTGCTCGGCCTGGACCACGTGGGGGCACCGACCGAGGTGCACGCGCGCGTACGGGGGCAGTACGAGAGTGGCGTGGGAGCCTGA
- a CDS encoding 6-phospho-beta-glucosidase has protein sequence MKLAVVGGGSTYTPELIDGFARLRDTLPIEELVLVDPAADRLELVGGLARRIFAKQGHPGRIVTTSDVDAGVADADAVLLQLRVGGQAARKEDETWPLECGCVGQETTGAGGLAKALRTVPVVLDIAERVRRTNPNAWIIDFTNPVGIVTRALLQAGHKAVGLCNVAIGFQRKFARLLDVAPGEVHLDHVGLNHLTWETGVRLGGPGGEDILPKLLAEHGDAVAADLRMPRAIVDRLGVVPSYYLRYFYQHDAVVDELRTKPSRAAEVAQMERELLKMYGDPTLDEKPELLAKRGGAFYSEAAVDLAASLLGNGGSPYQVVNTVNNGTLPFLPDDAVIEVQATVDGTGAKPLAVPKLDPLYAGLVANVTGYEDLALQAALHGGRDRVFKALLAHPLVGQYAYAEQLTDSLIAHNREHLAWA, from the coding sequence ATGAAGCTCGCAGTGGTCGGCGGAGGGTCGACCTACACACCCGAACTCATCGACGGATTCGCACGGTTGAGGGACACCCTGCCGATCGAGGAGCTCGTCCTCGTCGACCCCGCCGCCGACCGTCTCGAACTCGTCGGGGGCCTGGCGCGGCGCATCTTCGCCAAGCAGGGGCACCCCGGCCGCATCGTCACCACGTCCGACGTGGACGCGGGCGTCGCGGACGCCGACGCGGTCCTGCTCCAGCTGCGCGTCGGCGGGCAGGCGGCCCGCAAGGAGGACGAGACGTGGCCGCTGGAATGCGGCTGCGTCGGCCAGGAGACCACCGGCGCGGGCGGCCTCGCCAAGGCCCTGCGCACCGTACCCGTCGTCCTCGACATCGCCGAGCGCGTACGGCGTACGAACCCGAACGCGTGGATCATCGACTTCACCAACCCCGTGGGCATCGTGACCCGGGCCCTGCTCCAGGCGGGCCACAAGGCCGTCGGCCTGTGCAACGTGGCGATCGGCTTCCAGCGGAAGTTCGCCAGGCTGCTCGACGTCGCGCCGGGCGAAGTCCATCTGGATCACGTGGGGCTCAATCACCTCACCTGGGAGACGGGCGTACGTCTCGGGGGTCCGGGCGGCGAGGACATCCTGCCCAAGCTGCTCGCCGAGCACGGGGACGCGGTCGCCGCGGACCTGCGCATGCCGCGCGCCATCGTGGACCGGCTCGGCGTCGTGCCCTCGTACTACCTGCGTTACTTCTACCAGCACGACGCGGTGGTCGATGAGCTGAGGACCAAGCCTTCGCGCGCCGCCGAAGTGGCCCAGATGGAGCGCGAGTTGCTCAAGATGTACGGCGACCCGACCCTCGACGAGAAGCCGGAGCTGCTCGCCAAGCGCGGCGGCGCCTTCTACTCGGAGGCGGCCGTCGACCTGGCGGCCTCGCTGCTCGGCAACGGCGGCAGCCCCTACCAAGTGGTGAACACCGTCAACAACGGCACGCTGCCGTTCCTGCCGGACGACGCGGTCATCGAGGTGCAGGCCACGGTCGACGGCACGGGCGCCAAGCCCCTGGCCGTACCGAAGCTCGACCCGCTGTACGCCGGGCTCGTCGCGAACGTCACCGGCTACGAGGACCTGGCGCTCCAGGCCGCGCTGCACGGTGGCCGCGACCGCGTCTTCAAGGCGCTGCTCGCCCACCCCCTGGTCGGTCAGTACGCGTACGCGGAGCAGCTCACCGACAGCCTCATCGCGCACAACCGGGAGCACCTGGCGTGGGCGTAG
- a CDS encoding glutamate ABC transporter substrate-binding protein encodes MRTRGLARMRGWGGAAAMAVACALTGSLVLVLPEAGSAVKSDKGEGRVSQGSAAAAPARAEECETPEESLSPDDKDGPTIEAIRERPVKKLIVGVDQNSYRWGYRDPNKKTATLEGFDIDLAHKIAEEILGDRDAVLFRAIPTNQRVKAIQSGQVDMVVRTMTITCEREKDVSFSTAYFKTGQQVLAPKSSDITGFDDSLDGKKVCSAKGSTALTKLEELKKKGLDADIGTTVPNQLDCLVRLQLGEVDAVVTDSALAASQAAQDPTVELKGDAPLNTEYYGVAMKKPEKGEDDLVRRVNQVLEDYRKSGWQKSYDHWLKPALGESAGPPAPKYSD; translated from the coding sequence ATGCGTACGCGAGGACTGGCGAGGATGCGCGGCTGGGGTGGAGCTGCCGCCATGGCGGTGGCCTGCGCGCTCACGGGCTCCCTCGTGCTCGTACTGCCGGAGGCCGGCAGCGCGGTCAAGTCCGACAAGGGCGAGGGCCGGGTGTCCCAGGGCTCCGCGGCGGCCGCACCCGCGCGCGCCGAGGAGTGCGAGACCCCGGAGGAGAGCCTCTCGCCGGACGACAAGGACGGCCCGACGATCGAGGCCATCCGCGAACGCCCGGTCAAGAAGCTCATCGTCGGCGTCGACCAGAACAGCTACCGCTGGGGCTACCGCGACCCGAACAAGAAGACGGCGACGCTCGAAGGCTTCGACATCGACCTCGCGCACAAGATCGCCGAGGAGATCCTCGGCGACCGCGACGCCGTGCTCTTCCGCGCCATCCCCACCAACCAGCGCGTCAAGGCGATACAGAGCGGCCAGGTCGACATGGTCGTGCGGACCATGACGATCACCTGCGAGCGCGAGAAGGACGTCTCCTTCTCCACCGCCTACTTCAAGACCGGCCAGCAGGTGCTCGCCCCCAAGTCCTCGGACATCACCGGGTTCGACGACTCCCTGGACGGCAAGAAGGTCTGCTCCGCGAAGGGTTCCACGGCCCTCACCAAGCTGGAGGAGCTCAAGAAGAAGGGCCTCGATGCCGACATCGGGACTACGGTCCCGAACCAACTCGACTGCCTGGTAAGGCTCCAGCTCGGTGAGGTCGACGCCGTCGTGACCGACAGCGCGCTCGCCGCGAGCCAGGCCGCGCAGGACCCGACGGTCGAGCTCAAGGGCGACGCGCCGCTCAACACGGAGTACTACGGCGTGGCGATGAAGAAGCCGGAGAAGGGCGAGGACGACCTGGTGCGGCGGGTCAACCAAGTCCTTGAGGACTACCGCAAGAGCGGCTGGCAGAAGAGCTACGACCACTGGC